One window from the genome of Zerene cesonia ecotype Mississippi chromosome 1, Zerene_cesonia_1.1, whole genome shotgun sequence encodes:
- the LOC119830626 gene encoding GATOR complex protein WDR59, whose protein sequence is MSVHWSSEIMKWEYRELQATAMSVDYSGNNVLLAGRRWLAIKQLTIDDDTGDIIKKYPRHSKYDAAGAEWCQTYPGQKLCAIASNQRVDVYEWRAGNDLTCICSLKGHTRVVSDTHFHRQDHNLIATCSIDTFTHLWDLRDSRKPVVSLCAVAGASQVQWNKVASHIVATAHDGDIKVWDYRKNSAPLHYISAHLCKIHGVDWSPHHEYQLVTSSHDGSIKYFDINNARRPENVIMTNFPVWRAIYTPFGSGLLTIGVGWGGLPRVEQAGVIGIWIDGTLTHRLAGHTDTVQTMVWRPNTLPSNYQLITWGRDQTLRIWTMHPSLLKMCSHFLPDDMENEEDNISDASYASTISSMNDNKGQEIQMNKIVHKTPTSIDEEFESIREMANIEVTDMNIETRTCQIHSERNGYIANLQVTFPRNVTEQTIPKFSWLSGTNVDSATTIKILQAINRTAYRKKKEGQRCLLYCLKTLATSIDEIPVKSSDDSDSMKSSQRSQSESENAGDSCIPFPRTCSAKWCGVSTLVVFNRPPNARRLSLKHESGTPRSMSSLSLTPGLFGAGYSSVSPHATTTPSPTNASGFPQLHHRHASNSITTFYFQDRWKAQSRRAGSMRSRGSISGYSSPRVVLYSADSMFPLNRTLAEKYIINADNPVEMCEHNAKVSADEGEEELSHSWTLAALVAKSLNVQPVDHLLSSEETMGWAGHPLCCNLLQTLITHYAKALDLQMAAMLTCAFAVFNDSSSSSSQSSISTSSYGNNTSPYNTINQYSEISADGWTLPIILRSNSCSEAENLNTDYSLMKSDRNSACVLDEATVHLYHCFKRTYADVLNRWQLLYKRTEVMKLVRCKYDIQYEGEASWECGRCGRCGRSTRGAACPACRRLALHCAVCARGVRGLAVACALCTHAGHARHMLAWFAQHDTCPTGCGCKCVMEGNSGWKGVKYG, encoded by the exons ATGTCTGTTCATTGGAGTTCAGAGATCATGAAATGGGAATACAGAGAATTGCAGGCCACGGCTATGTCTGTTGATTATTCAGGGAATAACGTGCTTTTAGCTGGACGTAGATGGCTCGCAATTAAACAGCTAACTATTGATGATGATACTGgggacataataaaaaaatatccacgACATAGCAAATACGATGCTGCAGGTGCCGAATGGTGTCAGACATACCCGGGACAAAAGTTGTGTGCCATAGCA AGTAATCAGCGTGTAGATGTATATGAATGGAGAGCAGGCAATGACTTGACTTGTATATGTTCATTGAAGGGTCACACTCGTGTAGTTAGTGACACACATTTCCACCGACAGGATCACAATTTAATAGCCACATGTTCTATAGATACATTTACTCATTTATGGGATCTAAGAGATTCAAGGAAACCAGTAGTGTCACTTTGTGCTGTTG CTGGTGCTTCTCAAGTGCAATGGAATAAAGTAGCCTCACATATAGTTGCCACTGCTCATGATGGAGATATTAAGGTTTGGGATTATCGTAAGAATTCAGCACCTCTGCATTATATATCAGCACACCTTTGTAAGATTCATGGAGTGGATTGGAGTCCTCACCATGAATATCAACTAGTCACTTCAAGTCATGATGgaagcattaaatattttgatatcaatAATGCTAGAAGGCCAGAAAATGTGATAATGACTAACTTTCCTGTATGGAGAGCCATTTATACTCCATTTGGTAGTGGGCTATTGACAATTGGTGTGGGATGGGGAGGTTTACCCAGGGTAGAACAAGCTGGTGTCATTGGAATATGGATAGATGGCACATTAACTCATAGGCTGGCTGGCCACACTGATACTGTTCAGACAATGGTGTGGAGGCCCAATACTCTGCCTTCCAACTACCAACTAATTACTTGGGGAAGAGATCAAACACTTAGGATATGGACTATGCATCCTTCTCTTCTAAAAATGTGTTCCCATTTTCTGCCTGATGATATGGAAAATGAGGAAGATAACATTAGTGATg CAAGCTATGCATCTACTATAAGTTCAATGAATGATAACAAAGGTCAGGAAATTCAAATG aacaaaattgtacataaaacaCCCACCTCCATAGATGAAGAATTTGAATCCATAAGGGAAATGGCCAATATTGAAGTAACAGATATGAATATTGAAACGCGGACGTGTCAGATACATTCAGAGCGCAACGGATACATTGCTAACTTGCAAGTTACGTTCCCGAGAAATGTGACTGAACAAACAATACCCAAGTTCTCATGGTTGTCGGGGACGAATGTGGATAGTGctaccacaataaaaatattgcaagcTATCAACAGAACTGCGTATCGTAAGAAGAAAGAAGGGCAGAGATGCTTGCTGTACTGTTTAAAAACATTGGCAACATCAATTGATGAg ATTCCAGTCAAGTCGTCCGATGATTCAGATTCAATGAAATCAAGCCAAAGAAGTCAGTCTGAGAGTGAAAATGCAGGTGACTCTTGCATCCCATTCCCTCGTACATGCAGTGCTAAATGGTGCGGCGTTAGCACACTAGTCGTATTCAATAGACCACCCAACGCCCGGCGCTTGTCTCTTAAACACGAGAGTGGGACGCCGAGGTCTATGTCGTCCCTGTCTCTGACTCCAGGCCTGTTTGGAGCCGGGTACAGTTCTGTGTCACCACACGCCACTACCACTCCCTCGCCAACAAACGCCTCTGGTTTTCCACAATTGCACCATAGACACGCGTCGAATTCTATCACTACATTCTATTTTCAAGATCGTTGG AAGGCTCAAAGTCGCCGCGCGGGTAGTATGCGCAGTCGCGGCAGTATATCCGGCTACTCATCGCCTCGCGTCGTCCTGTACTCAGCAGACAGTATGTTCCCACTCAACAGAACACTTGCCGAAAAGTATATTATCAACGCCGACAATCCAGTAG AAATGTGTGAGCACAACGCCAAAGTGTCAGCCGATGAGGGCGAAGAGGAATTATCTCACTCTTGGACGCTCGCGGCGCTCGTGGCGAAGTCCCTAAACGTCCAGCCAGTGGACCACCTTCTGTCGAGCGAGGAGACTATGGGCTGGGCGGGTCATCCGCTGTGCTGTAACTTACTTCAAACTCT AATAACACATTATGCCAAAGCATTGGACCTACAAATGGCGGCCATGCTAACTTGTGCTTTTGCCGTATTCAACGACTCGAGCAGTTCCAGTTCCCAATCTTCTATTAGTACGTCAAGTTAT GGCAATAACACGTCaccatacaatacaataaaccaATACAGCGAAATAAGCGCTGACGGTTGGACACTCCCAATAATTCTGCGCAGTAATTCATGTTCTGAAGCGGAGAATTTGAACACGGACTACTCTCTGATGAAGTCGGATAGGAATTCCGCGTGTGTGCTCGACGAAGCGACTGTACACCTGTACCATTGTTTCAAGAGAACGTATGCGGACGTTCTCAATCGATGGCAATTGCTATATAAACGCACTGAG GTGATGAAGTTAGTGCGTTGCAAGTACGACATCCAGTACGAGGGCGAAGCGTCGTGGGAGTGCGGGCGGTGCGGGCGGTGCGGGCGCAGCACGCGCGGCGCCGCCTGCCCGGCGTGCCGCCGCCTCGCGCTGCACTGCGCCGTGTGCGCGCGCGGCGTGCGCGGGCTCGCCGTCGCCTGCGCGCTCTGCACGCACGCGGGCCACGCGCGCCACATGCTCGCCTG gttCGCGCAGCACGATACTTGTCCCACGGGATGCGGGTGCAAATGCGTGATGGAAGGAAACTCGGGATGGAAGGGCGTTAAATAtggatga
- the LOC119829122 gene encoding uncharacterized protein LOC119829122 isoform X3 produces the protein MRTTSFTLEVLALLFLTLIPWPGPSVFKITCSRDNSKIVRKVIQNKWLPVLERFQVKLPLECPFHPARDIFAPQHAAKLQHRSSQWTCAFCGKSFYEERHLDAHFDQRHKTHINKAEDAVCLADYCDIMRCQVLIAHGLLSDGVVPSTDVEVWQDLESARKALAPAATRSIAKVPSRRRHRARAPPPIPVPDCPRTEADTQEPVETPEEKKREESDGDTNQTAELCDADTVESSLPPDSRQKRLADLQAERAACDPNKLQGLKVRCEKVVHSCIATLLLHLTQPQFTELEEMQRAVCWYLSCDRYWEDTTPAARAFPWPLLLALATGLALALCMCYYIIWIVFDSEEGSIAGSASVSMTTHSSPARAERLAGEDAMLDDEHDDHYIYVTYPPELKRRLLESCYNRTTRL, from the exons ATGAGGACCACGTCGTTTACTCTCGAG GTCCTGGCCCTACTCTTCCTGACACTCATTCCATGGCCGGGACCCTctgttttcaaaataacatGTTCTCGTGACAACTCGAAAATCGTAAGGAaagtaatacaaaacaaatggCTTCCGGTTTTAGAAAGGTTCCAG GTAAAGTTACCTCTCGAATGTCCGTTTCACCCCGCACGGGACATCTTTGCACCTCAACATGCGGCCAAACTTCAACACCGCTCATCCCAGTGGACATGTGCTTTCTGCGGCAAATCCTTCTACGAAGAACGACACCTTGACGCGCACTTTGACCAGCGACATAAGACTCACATTAATAAG GCCGAAGATGCAGTATGTTTAGCAGATTACTGTGATATAATGCGATGTCAGGTACTCATCGCACACGGGTTGCTAAGCGACGGCGTCGTACCCAGTACAGACGTGGAAGTATGGCAAGATCTGGAGTCAGCGAGAAAAGCCCTCGCACCAGCTGCTACTAGGAGTATCGCTAAAGTACCAAGCCGTCGTCGGCATAGAGCGAGGGCACCTCCGCCGATACCAGTACCTGACTGTCCACGAACAGAGGCGGATACACAAGAACCAG taGAAACTCcagaagaaaagaaaagagaAGAAAGCGACGGTGATACAAATCAAACGGCAGAACTATGTGACGCTGACACCGTTGAATCATCTCTGCCTCCGGACAGCCGGCAAAAGAGGCTTGCCGATTTACAGGCAGAGCGTGCTGCTTGCGACCCTAATAAACTTCAGGGCttaaag GTCCGCTGTGAAAAGGTTGTGCATTCGTGTATCGCGACTCttcttttacatttaacaCAACCCCAATTTACTGAACTTGAAG AGATGCAGCGCGCTGTTTGCTGGTACCTGAGTTGTGACCGTTACTGGGAGGACACGACGCCGGCTGCTCGAGCTTTTCCTTGGCCACTGTTGTTGGCACTGGCCACTGGACTTGCGCTAGCTTTATGCATGTGCTACTACATCATATGGATTGTATTTGA CTCAGAAGAGGGTAGCATAGCGGGTAGCGCGTCTGTATCTATGACGACACACTCTTCGCCGGCTCGTGCCGAAAGGCTCGCGGGCGAGGACGCCATGTTGGATGACGAACACGACGACCATTATATTTACGTTACATACCCGCCCGAGCTGAAGCGGAGGCTGCTAGAAAG ctGCTACAATAGAACGACTCGTCTTTGA
- the LOC119829122 gene encoding uncharacterized protein LOC119829122 isoform X1, translated as MRTTSFTLEVLALLFLTLIPWPGPSVFKITCSRDNSKIVRKVIQNKWLPVLERFQVKLPLECPFHPARDIFAPQHAAKLQHRSSQWTCAFCGKSFYEERHLDAHFDQRHKTHINKAEDAVCLADYCDIMRCQVLIAHGLLSDGVVPSTDVEVWQDLESARKALAPAATRSIAKVPSRRRHRARAPPPIPVPDCPRTEADTQEPVETPEEKKREESDGDTNQTAELCDADTVESSLPPDSRQKRLADLQAERAACDPNKLQGLKVRCEKVVHSCIATLLLHLTQPQFTELEEEMQRAVCWYLSCDRYWEDTTPAARAFPWPLLLALATGLALALCMCYYIIWIVFDSEEGSIAGSASVSMTTHSSPARAERLAGEDAMLDDEHDDHYIYVTYPPELKRRLLESCYNRTTRL; from the exons ATGAGGACCACGTCGTTTACTCTCGAG GTCCTGGCCCTACTCTTCCTGACACTCATTCCATGGCCGGGACCCTctgttttcaaaataacatGTTCTCGTGACAACTCGAAAATCGTAAGGAaagtaatacaaaacaaatggCTTCCGGTTTTAGAAAGGTTCCAG GTAAAGTTACCTCTCGAATGTCCGTTTCACCCCGCACGGGACATCTTTGCACCTCAACATGCGGCCAAACTTCAACACCGCTCATCCCAGTGGACATGTGCTTTCTGCGGCAAATCCTTCTACGAAGAACGACACCTTGACGCGCACTTTGACCAGCGACATAAGACTCACATTAATAAG GCCGAAGATGCAGTATGTTTAGCAGATTACTGTGATATAATGCGATGTCAGGTACTCATCGCACACGGGTTGCTAAGCGACGGCGTCGTACCCAGTACAGACGTGGAAGTATGGCAAGATCTGGAGTCAGCGAGAAAAGCCCTCGCACCAGCTGCTACTAGGAGTATCGCTAAAGTACCAAGCCGTCGTCGGCATAGAGCGAGGGCACCTCCGCCGATACCAGTACCTGACTGTCCACGAACAGAGGCGGATACACAAGAACCAG taGAAACTCcagaagaaaagaaaagagaAGAAAGCGACGGTGATACAAATCAAACGGCAGAACTATGTGACGCTGACACCGTTGAATCATCTCTGCCTCCGGACAGCCGGCAAAAGAGGCTTGCCGATTTACAGGCAGAGCGTGCTGCTTGCGACCCTAATAAACTTCAGGGCttaaag GTCCGCTGTGAAAAGGTTGTGCATTCGTGTATCGCGACTCttcttttacatttaacaCAACCCCAATTTACTGAACTTGAAG AAGAGATGCAGCGCGCTGTTTGCTGGTACCTGAGTTGTGACCGTTACTGGGAGGACACGACGCCGGCTGCTCGAGCTTTTCCTTGGCCACTGTTGTTGGCACTGGCCACTGGACTTGCGCTAGCTTTATGCATGTGCTACTACATCATATGGATTGTATTTGA CTCAGAAGAGGGTAGCATAGCGGGTAGCGCGTCTGTATCTATGACGACACACTCTTCGCCGGCTCGTGCCGAAAGGCTCGCGGGCGAGGACGCCATGTTGGATGACGAACACGACGACCATTATATTTACGTTACATACCCGCCCGAGCTGAAGCGGAGGCTGCTAGAAAG ctGCTACAATAGAACGACTCGTCTTTGA
- the LOC119829236 gene encoding metallophosphoesterase 1 homolog: MGHIYLSRRLCILKRKIFPRIILGLFFIYIYCEYLIYYISQIQCVWPKLEKNHAKDVEPVYALVLADIHMLGSRNGHWLDKWRREWQMYRAFQTAMTLHRPELVFVLGDLFDEGKWCSQNEFNEYVERFHNLFATPEGTTLYTVVGNHDIGFHYKITPHLASRFENQLNAPPVNLVSIRGNHFVLINSMAMEGDGCSLCSRAIAEINRISDVLKCSSGSALCKGKAKVPKYSRPILMQHYPLYRESDSICTEPDAAPLPLRDNLFEERWDCLSKESTEYLIESLLPRVAFGAHTHHSCLVRHSFVPRPDHKIELVEYTVPSFSWRNRLDPKYYLLTVTPDEVKLAKCELPREWTIQVTALLLLLVLAAYIRCYSTTRRIFSHMSDKKV, translated from the exons atgggtcatatatatttaagtaggCGTCTTTGTAttctgaaaagaaaaatatttccgCGAATTATCTTAGGTTTATTTTtcatctatatttattgtgaatatctcatttattatatttcacaaatacaG TGTGTTTGGCCGAAACTCGAAAAAAACCATGCTAAAGATGTGGAACCCGTGTATGCCCTCGTCCTTGCAGATATTCATATGTTAGGTTCTCGAAATGGTCATTGGTTGGATAAGTGGAGAAGAGAGTGGCAAATGTATCGGGCATTTCAAACAGCCATGACTCTGCACAGACCAGAATTAGTATTTGTTTTAG GTGATTTATTTGATGAAGGTAAATGGTGCTCTCAAAATGAGTTCAATGAGTATGTGGAGaggtttcataatttatttgcaacaCCTGAGGGTACCACATTATATACAGTTGTTGGAAATCATGATATTGGTTTTCATTATAA GATAACCCCACACTTAGCAAGTAGATTTGAGAACCAATTAAATGCACCACCTGTGAATTTAGTAAGCATTCGAGGAAACCATTTTGTTTTGATCAATTCTATGGCTATGGAGGGAGATGGATGTTCTCTATGTTCTCGGGCTATAGCAGAGATCAACAGAATTTCTG ATGTCTTAAAATGCAGCAGTGGCTCAGCACTTTGTAAAGGAAAGGCTAAAGTACCTAAATACAGCAGGCCAATATTAATGCAA CATTACCCGCTGTATAGGGAATCAGATAGTATTTGCACAGAGCCCGATGCAGCGCCCTTACCGCTCCGGGATAATCTATTCGAGGAGCGTTGGGATTGTTTATCGAAGGAATCGACGGAATATTTAATAGAGAGCTTGTTGCCACGCGTGGCGTTTGGCGCTCACACACACCACAGCTGTTTGGTGCGGCACAGCTTCGTACCACGGCCCGATCATAAGATAGAGCTCGTTGAGTACACCGTGCCGTCGTTCTCGTGGCGGAATAGATTGGATCCGAAGTATTACTTG CTGACCGTAACCCCGGACGAGGTGaagctggccaagtgcgagttgcCGCGCGAATGGACGATCCAGGTCACGGCCTTGCTACTGCTGCTCGTTCTGGCTGCGTATATACGCTGTTATAGTACTACTCGGAGAATTTTTTCACATAT
- the LOC119829122 gene encoding uncharacterized protein LOC119829122 isoform X2 produces MRTTSFTLEVLALLFLTLIPWPGPSVFKITCSRDNSKIVRKVIQNKWLPVLERFQVKLPLECPFHPARDIFAPQHAAKLQHRSSQWTCAFCGKSFYEERHLDAHFDQRHKTHINKAEDAVCLADYCDIMRCQVLIAHGLLSDGVVPSTDVEVWQDLESARKALAPAATRSIAKVPSRRRHRARAPPPIPVPDCPRTEADTQEPETPEEKKREESDGDTNQTAELCDADTVESSLPPDSRQKRLADLQAERAACDPNKLQGLKVRCEKVVHSCIATLLLHLTQPQFTELEEEMQRAVCWYLSCDRYWEDTTPAARAFPWPLLLALATGLALALCMCYYIIWIVFDSEEGSIAGSASVSMTTHSSPARAERLAGEDAMLDDEHDDHYIYVTYPPELKRRLLESCYNRTTRL; encoded by the exons ATGAGGACCACGTCGTTTACTCTCGAG GTCCTGGCCCTACTCTTCCTGACACTCATTCCATGGCCGGGACCCTctgttttcaaaataacatGTTCTCGTGACAACTCGAAAATCGTAAGGAaagtaatacaaaacaaatggCTTCCGGTTTTAGAAAGGTTCCAG GTAAAGTTACCTCTCGAATGTCCGTTTCACCCCGCACGGGACATCTTTGCACCTCAACATGCGGCCAAACTTCAACACCGCTCATCCCAGTGGACATGTGCTTTCTGCGGCAAATCCTTCTACGAAGAACGACACCTTGACGCGCACTTTGACCAGCGACATAAGACTCACATTAATAAG GCCGAAGATGCAGTATGTTTAGCAGATTACTGTGATATAATGCGATGTCAGGTACTCATCGCACACGGGTTGCTAAGCGACGGCGTCGTACCCAGTACAGACGTGGAAGTATGGCAAGATCTGGAGTCAGCGAGAAAAGCCCTCGCACCAGCTGCTACTAGGAGTATCGCTAAAGTACCAAGCCGTCGTCGGCATAGAGCGAGGGCACCTCCGCCGATACCAGTACCTGACTGTCCACGAACAGAGGCGGATACACAAGAACCAG AAACTCcagaagaaaagaaaagagaAGAAAGCGACGGTGATACAAATCAAACGGCAGAACTATGTGACGCTGACACCGTTGAATCATCTCTGCCTCCGGACAGCCGGCAAAAGAGGCTTGCCGATTTACAGGCAGAGCGTGCTGCTTGCGACCCTAATAAACTTCAGGGCttaaag GTCCGCTGTGAAAAGGTTGTGCATTCGTGTATCGCGACTCttcttttacatttaacaCAACCCCAATTTACTGAACTTGAAG AAGAGATGCAGCGCGCTGTTTGCTGGTACCTGAGTTGTGACCGTTACTGGGAGGACACGACGCCGGCTGCTCGAGCTTTTCCTTGGCCACTGTTGTTGGCACTGGCCACTGGACTTGCGCTAGCTTTATGCATGTGCTACTACATCATATGGATTGTATTTGA CTCAGAAGAGGGTAGCATAGCGGGTAGCGCGTCTGTATCTATGACGACACACTCTTCGCCGGCTCGTGCCGAAAGGCTCGCGGGCGAGGACGCCATGTTGGATGACGAACACGACGACCATTATATTTACGTTACATACCCGCCCGAGCTGAAGCGGAGGCTGCTAGAAAG ctGCTACAATAGAACGACTCGTCTTTGA
- the LOC119831903 gene encoding uncharacterized protein LOC119831903 — protein MVLTKLNWERNRKTSIRLRYVIIIALLFGSSFCLLFLSNSPLILFVTEDPLKTARRYPYNIARSDESYTIKTEGCTIPGLQPFDDSIKKFIERPKNVKLCENQNASLLEKNRTHIWINSRKLRFFNLTENANITCCYKSFYRPLAIDDVSSAEIDDRVKYNDCIEFSTSIEVTNEFVKVSCIHEFSTIFEQFFAFTPKKPLLNSKDDFIDDPTTYNVIVIGIDAISRLNFHRTMPKTLDFLRKRGAIELLGYNKVGDNTFPNLIPMLLGIQEQDLKETCWPNSKSTFDNCPFIWNSFKNAGFYTAFGEDSASLGTFNFEKFGFIQSPTDYYLHTFMHEAEKYSGNNRDFNSYICMGNNYFYNVLLDYIENLTKALKTSKLFGFFWEVTMSHDYLNYPMLMDDSYEKFLMSLDQSGYLENTVLILLSDHGIRWGDIRFTKQGRLEERLPLIHILLPSSFYENYPLAYENINLNSGRLTTPFDIHATLLDLVNMETISNYNIKLRSSTPYYKERSMSLFLPILNNRTCQMAGIEDHWCTCNRGIKLSTKSSEGQDAATHLISHLNMLVRKNPKCAKLSLLEIMEVTEMTVGTPYDKEVGWREFLVVVQVAPSNGVFEATMRKYSKHWLLTGTISRINLYGDQSRCEHNYQLKLYCFCQ, from the coding sequence ATGGTgttaacaaaactaaattgGGAGCGCAACAGAAAGACATCAATACGTTTACGATATGTGATTATTATTGCATTACTGTTCGGAAGCAGTTTTTGCCTACTTTTTCTTAGCAACAGTCcccttattttatttgttacggAAGATCCATTAAAAACAGCACGGAGATACCCTTACAACATTGCACGTTCCGACGAAAGCTATACAATTAAAACCGAAGGATGTACAATACCTGGACTTCAACCATTTGATGACagtattaagaaatttatagaacgtccaaaaaatgtaaaactatGCGAAAATCAAAATGCTTCACTACTCGAAAAAAATCGAACACATATATGGATAAATTCAAGGAAACTTCGATTCTTCAATTTAACTGAAAATGCCAATATTACTTGCTGCTACAAGTCTTTCTATCGACCTCTTGCTATCGATGATGTCTCGTCTGCCGAAATCGACGATAGAGTAAAGTATAACGATTGCATTGAGTTTTCGACCAGCATTGAAGTTACTAATGAATTTGTTAAAGTATCCTGTATTCATGAATTCAGCACtatttttgaacaattttttgcatttacTCCGAAGAAACCTCTTTTAAACAGTAAAGATGATTTTATAGATGATCCAActacatataatgtaatagtCATCGGTATCGACGCTATATCAAGGTTAAACTTTCACAGAACTATGCCTAAAACGTTAGATTTTTTGAGAAAAAGAGGCGCCATAGAACTGTTGGGATACAACAAAGTTGGAGACAATACTTTTCCGAACTTAATACCTATGCTTTTAGGCATACAAGAACAAGATTTAAAAGAGACTTGCTGGCCAAATTCAAAATCTACGTTTGATAACTGTCCCTTTATATGGAATTCATTTAAGAATGCAGGCTTTTACACTGCCTTTGGTGAAGACAGTGCCAGTCTCGGAACGTTTAACTTCGAAAAATTTGGATTTATTCAAAGTCCTACTGATTATTACTTGCATACATTTATGCATGAAGCTGAAAAATACTCGGGCAATAACAGAGATTTCAATTCATACATATGTATGggtaataactatttttacaaTGTTCTTCTTGATTATATCGAAAATTTAACCAAAGCTTTAAAGACATCAAAgttatttggatttttttggGAAGTCACAATGAGCCACGACTATTTGAACTACCCAATGCTAATGGACGATAGTTATGAAAAGTTTCTTATGTCACTTGACCAATCCGgatatttagaaaatacagttttaatattattaagcgaTCATGGAATTAGATGGGGTGACATACGCTTTACAAAACAGGGTCGCTTAGAGGAGAGATTGCCTTTGATCCACATTTTATTGCCATCatctttttatgaaaattatccACTTgcgtatgaaaatattaatctaaaCAGCGGCCGTCTTACAACACCTTTCGATATACATGCTACACTTTTAGATCTGGTAAATATGGAAAcaattagtaattataatattaaactcaGAAGTTCCACAccttattataaagaaaggagtatgagtttatttttaccaaTATTGAACAACCGTACATGTCAAATGGCCGGAATAGAGGATCACTGGTGTACTTGTAATAGaggaataaaattatctactaAAAGTTCTGAAGGACAGGATGCTGCCACTCATttaatttcgcatttaaataTGCTCGTACGTAAAAATCCGAAATGCGCAAAACTCTCTCTTTTGGAAATAATGGAAGTGACGGAAATGACTGTTGGCACTCCTTACGACAAAGAAGTTGGATGGCGGGAATTTTTAGTAGTTGTACAAGTTGCTCCAAGCAACGGCGTGTTCGAAGCTACTATGCGAAAATACAGCAAACATTGGCTTTTAACGGGAACTATCAGTCGCATAAACCTCTATGGAGATCAAAGTCGTTGCGAGCATAATTATCAacttaaattgtattgtttctgTCAGtaa